The following coding sequences are from one Amphiprion ocellaris isolate individual 3 ecotype Okinawa chromosome 19, ASM2253959v1, whole genome shotgun sequence window:
- the aspdh gene encoding aspartate dehydrogenase domain-containing protein isoform X1 produces MINSGLSQSNFVLCFPIIPGVCGQVIKLHRRRLGSAGLQGYQIISAINAGSVTVIKKQFKDISLFACFAQDMATGSSSQRIGVVGYGHIGQYLVEKILKDGSAFGLTLAFVWNRNPNKLKGSVPAELILGDLTSFADRRCDVIIEVCHPQIVKDFGLRFLSQSHFLVGSPSALSDPDLNQKLRQAALQYERTLYIPNGALWGGQDIQRMNDNGKLKALFIRMSKHPSCFRLTGDVLSDWTEGEGRRVLFRGSVAELCPIAPNNVNTMAAAALAAGTLGFAGVQGEIVSDTALSDYHVVEVEVSGPDGFSVHTVRRNPAKLGAVTGNATYDSFWNSLLFCKGHGGRVYLC; encoded by the exons ATGATTAACTCTGGCCTCTCTCAGTCAAACTTTGTACTCTGTTTTCCCATAATTCCTGGGGTTTGTGGTCAGGTTATTAAACTCCATAGAAGGAGACTGGGCTCAGCAGGGCTGCAGGGCTATCAGATAATATCAGCAATAAATGCAGGAAGTGTAACAGTCATCAAGAAGCAATTCAAGGATATCAG CTTGTTTGCTTGCTTTGCACAGGACATGGCAACCGGCTCTTCCTCCCAAAGGATTGGAGTGGTAGGATATGGACATATAG gGCAGTACCTTGTGGAAAAGATCCTCAAAGATGGATCTGCCTTTGGTTTAACGCTGGCTTTTGTCTGGAACAGAAATCCCAACAAGCTCAAGGGTTCAGTTCCTGCTGAGCTCATACTTGGTGATCTGACATCCTTTGCAGACAG gCGGTGTGATGTCATTATAGAGGTGTGCCATCCACAGATAGTGAAAGATTTTGGGCTCCGTTTTCTGTCTCAGTCTCATTTTTTG GTGGGATCTCCCTCGGCCCTCTCTGATCCGGATCTGAACCAGAAGCTGCGTCAGGCTGCTCTGCAGTATGAAAGGACGCTCTACATCCCCAATGGTGCATTATGGGGAGGCCAAGACATCCAGAGGATGAATGACAATGGGAAATTGAAG GCTTTGTTTATCAGAATGTCCAAGCATCCATCCTGCTTCCGGCTCACAGGAGACGTCCTCAGTGATTGGACAGAGGGAGAGGGCCGGAGAGTTTTATTCAGAGGCTCAGTGGCAGAATTGTGCCCAATTGCGCCAAACAATGTGAACACCATGGCAGCAGCGGCACTGGCAGCGGGAACGCTTGGCTTTGCTGGTGTCCAGGGGGAGATTGTATCAGACACAGC GTTAAGTGATTATCatgtggtggaggtggaggtcagTGGGCCTGATGGTTTCTCGGTGCACACAGTGAGGAGGAATCCAGCCAAACTTGGGGCTGTGACCGGCAACGCGACATACGACTCCTTCTGGAATAGTTTACTCT TTTGCAAAGGTCACGGGGGTAGAGTTTACTTGTGCTGA
- the aspdh gene encoding aspartate dehydrogenase domain-containing protein isoform X3: MATGSSSQRIGVVGYGHIGQYLVEKILKDGSAFGLTLAFVWNRNPNKLKGSVPAELILGDLTSFADRRCDVIIEVCHPQIVKDFGLRFLSQSHFLVGSPSALSDPDLNQKLRQAALQYERTLYIPNGALWGGQDIQRMNDNGKLKALFIRMSKHPSCFRLTGDVLSDWTEGEGRRVLFRGSVAELCPIAPNNVNTMAAAALAAGTLGFAGVQGEIVSDTALSDYHVVEVEVSGPDGFSVHTVRRNPAKLGAVTGNATYDSFWNSLLFCKGHGGRVYLC; encoded by the exons ATGGCAACCGGCTCTTCCTCCCAAAGGATTGGAGTGGTAGGATATGGACATATAG gGCAGTACCTTGTGGAAAAGATCCTCAAAGATGGATCTGCCTTTGGTTTAACGCTGGCTTTTGTCTGGAACAGAAATCCCAACAAGCTCAAGGGTTCAGTTCCTGCTGAGCTCATACTTGGTGATCTGACATCCTTTGCAGACAG gCGGTGTGATGTCATTATAGAGGTGTGCCATCCACAGATAGTGAAAGATTTTGGGCTCCGTTTTCTGTCTCAGTCTCATTTTTTG GTGGGATCTCCCTCGGCCCTCTCTGATCCGGATCTGAACCAGAAGCTGCGTCAGGCTGCTCTGCAGTATGAAAGGACGCTCTACATCCCCAATGGTGCATTATGGGGAGGCCAAGACATCCAGAGGATGAATGACAATGGGAAATTGAAG GCTTTGTTTATCAGAATGTCCAAGCATCCATCCTGCTTCCGGCTCACAGGAGACGTCCTCAGTGATTGGACAGAGGGAGAGGGCCGGAGAGTTTTATTCAGAGGCTCAGTGGCAGAATTGTGCCCAATTGCGCCAAACAATGTGAACACCATGGCAGCAGCGGCACTGGCAGCGGGAACGCTTGGCTTTGCTGGTGTCCAGGGGGAGATTGTATCAGACACAGC GTTAAGTGATTATCatgtggtggaggtggaggtcagTGGGCCTGATGGTTTCTCGGTGCACACAGTGAGGAGGAATCCAGCCAAACTTGGGGCTGTGACCGGCAACGCGACATACGACTCCTTCTGGAATAGTTTACTCT TTTGCAAAGGTCACGGGGGTAGAGTTTACTTGTGCTGA
- the aspdh gene encoding aspartate dehydrogenase domain-containing protein isoform X2 translates to MINSGLSQSNFVLCFPIIPGVCGQVIKLHRRRLGSAGLQGYQIISAINAGSVTVIKKQFKDISLFACFAQDMATGSSSQRIGVVGYGHIGQYLVEKILKDGSAFGLTLAFVWNRNPNKLKGSVPAELILGDLTSFADRRCDVIIEVCHPQIVKDFGLRFLSQSHFLVGSPSALSDPDLNQKLRQAALQYERTLYIPNGALWGGQDIQRMNDNGKLKALFIRMSKHPSCFRLTGDVLSDWTEGEGRRVLFRGSVAELCPIAPNNVNTMAAAALAAGTLGFAGVQGEIVSDTAEEESSQTWGCDRQRDIRLLLE, encoded by the exons ATGATTAACTCTGGCCTCTCTCAGTCAAACTTTGTACTCTGTTTTCCCATAATTCCTGGGGTTTGTGGTCAGGTTATTAAACTCCATAGAAGGAGACTGGGCTCAGCAGGGCTGCAGGGCTATCAGATAATATCAGCAATAAATGCAGGAAGTGTAACAGTCATCAAGAAGCAATTCAAGGATATCAG CTTGTTTGCTTGCTTTGCACAGGACATGGCAACCGGCTCTTCCTCCCAAAGGATTGGAGTGGTAGGATATGGACATATAG gGCAGTACCTTGTGGAAAAGATCCTCAAAGATGGATCTGCCTTTGGTTTAACGCTGGCTTTTGTCTGGAACAGAAATCCCAACAAGCTCAAGGGTTCAGTTCCTGCTGAGCTCATACTTGGTGATCTGACATCCTTTGCAGACAG gCGGTGTGATGTCATTATAGAGGTGTGCCATCCACAGATAGTGAAAGATTTTGGGCTCCGTTTTCTGTCTCAGTCTCATTTTTTG GTGGGATCTCCCTCGGCCCTCTCTGATCCGGATCTGAACCAGAAGCTGCGTCAGGCTGCTCTGCAGTATGAAAGGACGCTCTACATCCCCAATGGTGCATTATGGGGAGGCCAAGACATCCAGAGGATGAATGACAATGGGAAATTGAAG GCTTTGTTTATCAGAATGTCCAAGCATCCATCCTGCTTCCGGCTCACAGGAGACGTCCTCAGTGATTGGACAGAGGGAGAGGGCCGGAGAGTTTTATTCAGAGGCTCAGTGGCAGAATTGTGCCCAATTGCGCCAAACAATGTGAACACCATGGCAGCAGCGGCACTGGCAGCGGGAACGCTTGGCTTTGCTGGTGTCCAGGGGGAGATTGTATCAGACACAGC TGAGGAGGAATCCAGCCAAACTTGGGGCTGTGACCGGCAACGCGACATACGACTCCTTCTGGAATAG
- the tmem86b gene encoding lysoplasmalogenase: protein MDILETDAYDRRHRRNVSCALFFSLVPFFLSTAAYFYLWTPDSPPSIMSAGVKSAPVLLLAAAVLGWNGGQSILGVVGGLIFSAVGDGCLIWPELFLYGMGAFAVAHLLYSISFLSSRYASYSSSGSSSWIRLLYLIVLIAGVGFYIFLYPFLLKLPNSDMLVPAVGIYVALISLMGALAIRTQHMPTLLGSLIFMVSDLSLALQVFKVMENMQHGNIIVMVTYYLAQLLIAVGDMKAVEDKDDFSKWKRS, encoded by the exons ATGGACATCCTTGAGACAGATGCCTATGACAGGAGGCACAGGAGAAATGTG TCTTGCGCTCTATTTTTCTCCCTCGTGCCTTTCTTTCTGTCCACAGCTGCATACTTCTACCTGTGGACTCCTGActctcctccatccatcatGTCTGCAGGTGTCAAATCAGCACCAGTGCTCTTATTGGCTGCAGCGGTGCTGGGCTGGAATGGAGGTCAGAGTATCCTGGGTGTGGTGGGAGGACTGATCTTCTCTGCTGTTGGTGATGGCTGCTTGATTTGGCCTGAGCTTTTTCTGTATG GAATGGGTGCATTTGCTGTGGCTCATCTGCTGTACTCCATCTCCTTCCTATCTAGTCGCTACGCATCGTATTCCTCTTCCGGATCCTCCAGCTGGATCCGTCTTCTGTATCTGATCGTGCTCATAGCAGGAGTAGGTTTCTATATCTTTCTGTATCCATTCCTGCTGAAGTTGCCAAACTCTGATATGCTAGTTCCAGCTGTGGGGATCTATGTTGCCCTGATTAGTCTAATGGGTGCTCTGGCAATCAGAACCCAACACATGCCGACGCTGCTGGGAAGCCTGATCTTCATGGTGTCTGATCTGTCACTGGCTCTACAAGTTTTCAAGGTGATGGAAAACATGCAGCATGGCAACATTATTGTCATGGTGACGTATTATTTGGCACAGCTTCTAATCGCCGTGGGTGACATGAAAGCGGTGGAGGACAAGGATGACTTTTCAAAATGGAAGAGGTCCTAA
- the hspbp1 gene encoding hsp70-binding protein 1, with translation MSEDRQGRRYPQNLQGVLQLAVDAGSAAEGPAPVEPMSEERKTWLREALADVCKGQMDEVEQMKQCLAILRKEEGSEQEREGEEEREEDDEDERESAFEMLSELCENLDNARDLLTLGGLDLCISRYLCHIQSGLRWRAAELIACCAQNMPQVQVHMLNIRVLPKLLQLTDSDPHPTVRVKALYAVSCLVREQDAGLQAFLSHDGFSVLMRGMQSENEKLRTKSAFLLLNLLTSHPEQKDTVVSMGMVQQLVSVLRTPHSPFHEHVLGALCCLVEDFPQGLKDCRNPGLGLEELLRQRANELQGKDESQEELDFCERLRLMCFQRQQPSDDNGMDR, from the exons ATGTCAGAAGACAGGCAGGGCAGGAGATACCCCCAGAACCTCCAGGGGGTCCTACAACTGGCAGTGGATGCTGGATCAGCCGCAGAGGGTCCTGCTCCTGTAGAGCCCATGTCAGAGGAG AGGAAAACATGGCTGAGAGAGGCTCTTGCAGATGTTTGCAAAGGACAGATGGATGAAGTGGAGCAGATGAAGCAGTGTTTGGCCATTCTACGTAAAGAGGAAGGCAGTGAACAGGAGAGAGAAGGCgaggaagagagggaagaagatgatgaagatgagcgGGAATCGGCCTTTGAGATGTTGTCAGAGTTGTGTGAGAACCTGGACAACGCTAGAG ACCTGTTGACTCTTGGTGGACTGGATTTGTGCATCTCCCGGTATCTGTGTCACATCCAAAGTGGGCTGAGGTGGCGTGCAGCTGAGCTCATCGCCTGCTGTGCCCAGAACATGCCGCAGGTGCAGGTCCACATGCTGAATATCAGGGTTCTgccaaagctgctgcagctgacagATTCAGACCCGCATCCCACTGTCAGAGTAAAAGCCCTTTACGCCGTCTCAT GTCTGGTCCGAGAGCAGGATGCAGGACTTCAGGCCTTCCTGTCCCATGATGGTTTCTCAGTGCTGATGAGAGGCATGCAGTCGGAGAACGAGAAGCTCAGGACCAAGTCAGCTTTCCTGTTGCTCAATCTGCTGACATCACACCCCGAACAGAAAG ACACAGTTGTCTCTATGGGTATGGTCCAGCAGCTGGTATCAGTTCTTCGTACTCCACATTCACCTTTTCATGAACATGTACTCGGTGCCCTTTGCTG TCTGGTGGAAGACTTTCCTCAAGGGCTCAAAGACTGCAGGAATCCTGGTCTGGGTTTGGAGGAGTTACTCCGACAGCGAGCCAACGAGCTTCAGGGAAAAGATGAAAGTCAG GAAGAACTTGACTTCTGCGAGCGACTGAGGCTCATGTGTTTCCAAAGGCAGCAGCCGTCAGATGACAACGGGATGGATCGctga